From Medicago truncatula cultivar Jemalong A17 chromosome 7, MtrunA17r5.0-ANR, whole genome shotgun sequence, a single genomic window includes:
- the LOC25498073 gene encoding lysine histidine transporter 1 encodes MGTQAPTATDIDEKLKRQKAIDDWLPISSSRNAKWWYSAFHNVTAMVGAGVLSLPYAMAQLGWGPGVTVLVLSWFITLYTLWQMVEMHEMVPGKRFDRYHELGQYAFGEKLGLYIVVPQQLIVEVGVNIVYMVTGGKSLQKFHDTVCSDCKKIKLTYFIMIFASVHFVLSHLPNLNSISGVSLAAAVMSLSYSTIAWAASAHKGVIENVDYGYKATTTPGTVFGFFNALGDVAFAYAGHNVVLEIQATIPSTPEKPSKGPMWRGVIVAYIVVALCYFPVALIGYWMFGNSVDDNILMTLEKPNWLIAMANMFVVIHVIGSYQIYAMPVFDMIETVMVKKLNFKPTTMLRFIVRNVYVAFTMFIGITFPFFGGLLGFFGGFAFAPTTYFLPCIMWLAIYKPRRFSLSWWCNYVCIVLGLCLMLLSPIGGLRSIILNAKSYDFYS; translated from the exons ATGGGAACTCAAGCACCCACAGCCACAGAT attgatgaaaaattaaagAGGCAAAAAGCAATTGATGACTGGCTTCCAATTAGTTCGTCAAGAAATGCAAAATGGTGGTATTCTGCATTCCACAATGTTACTGCCATGGTTGGAGCTGGTGTTCTTAGTCTCCCTTATGCCATGGCTCAACTTGGATG GGGTCCTGGAGTAACAGTATTAGTCCTCTCATGGTTCATCACATTATACACGTTATGGCAAATGGTTGAGATGCATGAAATGGTACCCGGGAAACGTTTCGATAGATATCATGAACTGGGTCAATATGCTTTTGGTGAAAAGTTGGGTCTGTATATTGTTGTGCCACAACAACTTATTGTTGAAGTCGGCGTTAACATTGTCTACATGGTAACCGGAGGAAAATCTTTGCAGAAGTTTCATGATACCGTGTGTTCCGAttgcaaaaaaatcaaattgacttattttataATGATTTTTGCCTCTGTTCACTTTGTCTTGTCTCACCTCCCTAACTTGAACTCTATTTCTGGTGTCTCTTTAGCCGCCGCTGTCATGTCGTTAAG TTACTCTACAATTGCTTGGGCAGCTTCTGCTCATAAAGGTGTTATAGAAAATGTTGATTATGGTTACAAAGCTACGACTACCCCAGGAACTGTCTTTGGTTTCTTCAATGCCCTTGGAGATGTGGCTTTTGCTTATGCCGGACACAACGTGGTGTTAGAAATCCAAGCAACAATTCCATCTACACCGGAAAAACCATCTAAGGGTCCAATGTGGAGAGGAGTGATTGTAGCCTATATAGTTGTAGCTTTGTGCTACTTTCCAGTTGCTCTCATTGGTTATTGGATGTTTGGAAATAGTGTTGATGACAACATTCTCATGACTTTAGAGAAACCAAACTGGCTTATTGCAATGGCAAACATGTTTGTTGTTATCCATGTTATTGGAAGCTACCAG ATCTATGCAATGCCAGTATTTGACATGATTGAAACAGTGATGGTAAAGAAGTTGAATTTCAAGCCTACCACAATGTTGCGTTTTATTGTACGAAATGTGTATGTGG CGTTCACAATGTTCATTGGTATTACTTTTCCGTTTTTCGGTGGTCTACTAGGATTTTTTGGTGGATTTGCTTTTGCTCCAACAACATACTTT CTACCATGCATAATGTGGCTTGCAATCTACAAACCAAGGAGATTCAGCTTGTCTTGGTGGTGTAACTAT GTTTGCATTGTGCTTGGCTTATGTTTGATGCTTTTATCACCTATTGGAGGATTGAGGTCAATCATCCTTAATGCCAAGAGTTATGATTTCTATTCTTAA